In one window of Verrucomicrobiia bacterium DNA:
- a CDS encoding glycoside hydrolase gives MVRILLPFVAFLFMVTNPIPAAVPPPVDLGRGAWARLQHLEDARWLMVVTRFSSNEPSRLELLLSEDDCRQWKSLTELREPGRKFDNGHLLRLEHGTLLLTGRSLVDGQSYHLPVYASTNKGRLWRKISNIDSIDGATAAQKRGLWEPFLLQLPDGRVSVIYSSEKHAGYSQVLAQKTSADGGHTWGEEKVIVEEPGGGKLRPGMGVVTRLRDGRFFLVYEVVGMRRGLVHYKISTDGEHWPAGLGTPIEGHEAAPYVITLRDGRLLLTSCQNTLALSDDDGRSWRPLPHDAWPVTFRYTWPALYEVTPGMVVAARSEGSVRLRWFSLSGR, from the coding sequence ATGGTTCGGATTTTGCTGCCATTCGTTGCCTTCCTGTTCATGGTTACCAACCCTATCCCCGCTGCCGTGCCGCCGCCGGTGGACCTTGGACGAGGCGCTTGGGCACGCTTGCAGCACCTGGAGGATGCACGTTGGTTGATGGTCGTTACGCGCTTTTCTTCCAACGAGCCCAGCCGCCTGGAACTGCTGCTGAGCGAGGATGACTGCCGCCAGTGGAAGTCCCTGACTGAACTGCGCGAGCCAGGACGCAAGTTTGACAATGGCCATTTGTTGCGGCTCGAGCACGGAACCCTTCTCTTGACCGGCCGCTCCCTGGTGGACGGCCAATCGTATCATCTGCCCGTGTACGCCAGCACCAACAAAGGCCGCCTTTGGCGTAAAATTAGCAACATTGATTCCATTGATGGTGCAACGGCCGCTCAAAAAAGGGGCCTGTGGGAACCGTTTTTACTACAACTCCCGGACGGGCGCGTGAGCGTGATCTATTCCTCGGAAAAACACGCCGGCTACAGCCAGGTTCTTGCCCAGAAAACCTCCGCCGATGGAGGCCACACTTGGGGCGAGGAAAAAGTCATTGTGGAAGAACCAGGCGGAGGCAAGCTTCGTCCCGGCATGGGAGTGGTGACGCGGCTACGCGATGGACGATTTTTTCTGGTCTATGAAGTGGTCGGCATGCGGCGGGGTTTGGTGCACTATAAAATCTCGACCGACGGCGAGCACTGGCCGGCGGGCCTGGGCACTCCCATTGAAGGCCACGAAGCCGCGCCTTACGTGATAACTTTGCGCGATGGCCGTCTGCTGTTGACCTCCTGTCAGAACACTTTGGCCCTCAGTGACGATGACGGCCGGAGCTGGAGGCCGCTCCCACATGACGCCTGGCCCGTTACTTTCCGATATACATGGCCGGCGTTGTACGAGGTGACGCCAGGCATGGTGGTGGCCGCCCGTTCCGAGGGGTCGGTACGGCTGCGATGGTTCTCCCTTTCCGGGAGGTAA
- a CDS encoding Gfo/Idh/MocA family oxidoreductase, whose amino-acid sequence MSEMRFAVMGTGFWARYQLAAWYELPGVKCVALYNRTVAKAEALAREFGIPAVYGDVESLLRHEEVDFVDIITDVSTHRALVELAARYRRPVICQKPMAPTMADAEAMVRACAAAGVPFFVHENWRWQTPLRALKKVLDSGVVGRIFRARVTYCNSFPVFDNQPFLKEVEQFILMDIGTHILDTTRMLLGEAKHLYCRTTRVRADIRGEDVATVMMEMASGATVVCEMSYASRLEHERFPETYVFVEGSQGSVELGPDYWVRVTTANGTLAQRHPPPFYRWADARYAVAQTAGVACNANLLQALRGAGPAETTGEDNLKTLRLVFAAYESARTGRVISLPVGG is encoded by the coding sequence ATGTCTGAAATGCGTTTTGCCGTCATGGGCACGGGTTTTTGGGCGCGGTATCAGTTGGCCGCGTGGTATGAGCTGCCCGGAGTCAAATGCGTGGCGCTCTACAATCGTACGGTGGCCAAAGCTGAGGCTCTGGCCCGGGAGTTCGGGATTCCTGCGGTTTATGGAGACGTCGAATCTTTGCTCCGTCACGAGGAAGTGGACTTTGTGGACATCATCACCGATGTTTCCACGCATCGGGCGCTGGTGGAACTGGCGGCGCGTTACCGGCGGCCGGTCATTTGTCAAAAGCCCATGGCTCCCACCATGGCGGACGCGGAGGCCATGGTGCGGGCGTGCGCGGCCGCGGGCGTGCCCTTTTTTGTGCACGAGAACTGGCGCTGGCAGACGCCGCTGCGGGCTTTGAAAAAAGTGCTGGATAGTGGCGTGGTGGGCCGCATTTTTCGGGCGCGGGTGACTTACTGCAACAGCTTTCCCGTGTTTGACAACCAGCCCTTTCTCAAGGAGGTGGAGCAATTCATCCTCATGGATATTGGCACCCATATCCTCGATACCACCCGCATGCTGCTGGGCGAGGCGAAACACTTGTATTGCCGGACCACGCGAGTTCGGGCCGACATTCGTGGCGAGGACGTGGCCACGGTGATGATGGAGATGGCCTCGGGCGCCACCGTGGTTTGTGAGATGAGCTATGCCAGCCGGTTGGAGCACGAGCGTTTCCCCGAGACATACGTCTTCGTCGAGGGCAGTCAAGGCTCGGTGGAATTGGGGCCGGATTACTGGGTTCGGGTCACCACTGCCAACGGCACCTTGGCGCAACGGCACCCACCGCCCTTTTACCGCTGGGCGGATGCGCGTTATGCCGTGGCCCAAACGGCAGGCGTGGCCTGCAACGCCAACCTGCTGCAGGCATTGCGTGGCGCAGGACCGGCGGAAACCACTGGGGAGGATAATCTAAAGACCTTGCGCCTGGTTTTTGCGGCGTATGAGTCAGCGCGCACCGGGCGGGTGATCAGCCTGCCGGTTGGCGGTTGA
- a CDS encoding NAD(P)-binding domain-containing protein: MITITLIGAGGKMGCRITDHLKDHPGYTLRYVECSERGVAQLATRGVTPTPMEQAVPGADAVILAVPDKLLGKVSHQAAPLMKSGAMLITLDPAAAHAGELPAREDISIFVTHPCHPSVFEYEEDPEARADFFGGVKARMPIVCALMRGPEAHYALGEQMARDFFAPVTRAHRITVEQMALLEPAMAETVGIALIMALREALEEVVRRGVPRPAAEDFLYGHIKVPLGIAFNRVDFPFSDGAKLIAEYGQQRIFQPDWKKVFEPEDVRAQVRAIVEGQFKPQD; encoded by the coding sequence ATGATCACCATCACTCTTATAGGGGCGGGCGGTAAAATGGGCTGCCGCATCACGGACCACCTGAAAGATCATCCCGGCTATACGCTGCGCTATGTCGAGTGCAGTGAGCGCGGGGTGGCCCAACTGGCCACGCGGGGGGTGACCCCCACCCCCATGGAGCAGGCCGTGCCCGGCGCCGATGCGGTCATCCTTGCCGTGCCGGACAAGCTGCTTGGCAAGGTCTCCCATCAAGCGGCCCCGTTGATGAAGAGCGGGGCGATGCTCATCACCCTGGATCCCGCCGCCGCCCATGCCGGCGAGCTGCCCGCCCGCGAGGACATCAGCATTTTTGTTACCCACCCCTGTCATCCCAGTGTGTTTGAATATGAGGAAGATCCCGAGGCGCGCGCTGATTTTTTCGGCGGCGTCAAAGCGCGCATGCCCATTGTTTGCGCTTTGATGCGTGGGCCGGAGGCGCATTACGCGCTGGGCGAACAAATGGCGCGGGATTTTTTTGCGCCGGTCACCCGGGCGCATCGCATCACGGTGGAACAGATGGCCTTGTTGGAACCCGCCATGGCGGAGACCGTGGGCATTGCGCTGATCATGGCTCTGCGGGAGGCCTTGGAGGAAGTTGTGCGCCGCGGGGTGCCGCGCCCCGCGGCCGAGGATTTTCTCTACGGCCACATCAAGGTGCCGTTGGGCATTGCCTTCAACCGGGTGGATTTTCCGTTTTCTGACGGCGCCAAGCTTATCGCCGAGTATGGCCAGCAGCGGATTTTTCAACCGGATTGGAAGAAGGTATTTGAACCGGAGGATGTGCGCGCCCAGGTGCGCGCCATCGTGGAGGGACAGTTTAAGCCGCAAGACTAA
- a CDS encoding sugar phosphate isomerase/epimerase, translating into MKLGIGSYTYPYSAGLGWRPGVRRLTIFELLERARQLGVRVVQYCDNLPLTRLSDEELGQFEQALQQTGLQVELGTRGLQDTAELLRHLRLAQRFGASFVRLVVDAAGFEPSPEECVERLRAVLPEFREAGVKLALENHDRFTSRTLVRIIEQTDPAWVGICLDTVNSFGSLEGPEVVVPALAPYTLNLHLKDFTIARVPNQLGFVVQGCPLGRGRLQVPWVLEVLRRSGRDVNAIIELWTCVPDTNTDPWALEQEWAEQSVRHARQWIDL; encoded by the coding sequence ATGAAATTGGGCATCGGCAGCTACACCTATCCTTATTCTGCCGGTCTGGGTTGGAGACCCGGAGTGCGGCGGTTGACCATCTTTGAATTGCTGGAACGTGCCCGCCAATTGGGCGTGCGAGTAGTGCAATACTGTGACAACCTGCCGCTCACCCGGTTGTCCGACGAGGAATTGGGGCAATTTGAACAGGCGTTGCAACAAACCGGCTTGCAGGTGGAGCTGGGCACGCGCGGTCTTCAGGACACGGCTGAGTTGCTGCGTCACCTGCGGTTGGCGCAAAGATTCGGCGCATCTTTTGTGCGGCTGGTGGTGGACGCCGCCGGTTTTGAACCGTCGCCTGAGGAGTGTGTTGAGCGGTTACGGGCGGTGTTGCCGGAATTCAGGGAGGCAGGAGTCAAACTGGCGCTGGAAAACCATGACCGTTTCACCAGCCGCACCCTGGTGCGGATCATTGAACAAACAGACCCCGCGTGGGTGGGCATCTGCCTGGACACGGTCAATTCCTTTGGGTCTTTGGAGGGTCCGGAAGTGGTGGTGCCCGCACTCGCCCCTTACACGCTGAATCTCCACTTAAAGGACTTCACCATCGCCCGCGTTCCCAATCAACTGGGTTTTGTGGTGCAGGGATGTCCCCTGGGGCGGGGACGGCTGCAGGTGCCGTGGGTTCTTGAGGTGCTGCGCCGGTCGGGGCGGGATGTCAACGCCATCATAGAATTGTGGACATGCGTGCCGGATACCAACACTGACCCCTGGGCGTTGGAGCAGGAATGGGCGGAGCAAAGTGTGCGCCATGCGCGGCAATGGATTGACCTCTGA
- a CDS encoding sugar ABC transporter substrate-binding protein → MNRQSTSWTTLVDTVTKPWRNISRWTGAALAGLFLLTGGCQKSDPPTTAGKPSLTIGVSFETLQTEFWVAALEAFKAECGRRNYKMIQAIADGDANRQIEQVRNFITRKVDGIVMVPKDAKACLPIIKAANAANIPIVLFNRPPEKSDARSVAVVADNFALTRETVRYMIGEARKTGRKHKAMVLIGDLGDINAIGRRDGFDEAVKEAPEVIEVVARVPTEWNQEKAQAGVVNAFQANPDISFIFTSSDFLLPSIVSALKATGRYKKIGEPGHVILGGFDGDATAYQMLAEGYMDATGVQDVYFEVNASLQAIEDLRAGKVVPEILKDPGFVIHQGNLKEKAPRMWGANVKR, encoded by the coding sequence ATGAATCGCCAAAGCACGAGTTGGACAACCCTGGTGGATACAGTCACAAAACCTTGGCGTAACATTTCGCGTTGGACTGGGGCTGCCCTGGCCGGGCTGTTCTTGCTTACCGGCGGCTGCCAAAAGTCTGATCCGCCAACTACCGCCGGCAAGCCATCACTGACCATCGGCGTTTCTTTTGAGACCCTGCAAACGGAGTTCTGGGTGGCGGCTTTGGAGGCGTTCAAGGCGGAGTGCGGGCGGCGCAATTATAAAATGATTCAGGCGATTGCGGACGGCGATGCCAACCGGCAAATCGAGCAGGTCCGCAATTTCATCACTCGCAAGGTGGATGGCATCGTCATGGTGCCCAAGGATGCCAAGGCCTGTTTGCCCATCATCAAAGCGGCCAACGCCGCGAACATACCTATTGTGTTGTTTAACCGTCCTCCGGAGAAGAGCGATGCCCGATCGGTGGCGGTGGTGGCCGACAATTTTGCGCTCACCCGCGAGACCGTGCGCTACATGATCGGCGAGGCCCGCAAAACCGGACGCAAACACAAGGCCATGGTTCTGATTGGGGATTTGGGCGACATCAACGCCATTGGGCGCCGGGATGGCTTCGATGAGGCGGTCAAAGAGGCCCCGGAGGTCATCGAGGTGGTGGCCCGCGTGCCCACCGAATGGAATCAGGAAAAGGCACAGGCGGGCGTGGTCAACGCGTTTCAAGCCAATCCGGACATTTCCTTCATCTTCACCTCGTCGGATTTTTTGCTGCCCAGCATTGTGTCCGCGTTGAAGGCCACGGGACGCTACAAAAAAATCGGCGAACCGGGCCACGTGATTCTGGGCGGCTTCGATGGCGACGCGACGGCGTACCAGATGCTGGCAGAGGGTTACATGGACGCCACGGGGGTGCAGGACGTGTACTTCGAGGTCAACGCTTCGCTTCAGGCCATTGAAGATTTGCGGGCCGGCAAGGTAGTGCCCGAGATTCTCAAGGACCCGGGGTTTGTGATTCATCAGGGCAACCTTAAGGAGAAGGCCCCGCGCATGTGGGGCGCCAACGTTAAGCGTTGA
- a CDS encoding ABC transporter permease: MTWWKRWANSEHLVLGLALACFAALVPFTPGITSAENLANLALTLLPLYVVAMGQTAVMITGGIDLSVTSTMALTSVLGAAIMSGDQGWLAGHPLALPVALAGMVALGALVGLLHGAAVVLLRMPAFIVTLTGMIFFSGLAIWLTNSRNIGSLPPAFNAIGGQAWLALLVVAPLALAMHLALRQTVWGRWLFACGQNPRAARVSGVPVGGVVVSAYVLSGLLAGVASILYTGQAESGSPVLGQRLLLDIVGATVLGGTSLFGGRGSVLWTFYGVLFFKLLDNGLNLLGLSHYNIMFIKGAVILAAAAADAVRRRIAA; the protein is encoded by the coding sequence ATGACCTGGTGGAAGCGGTGGGCGAACTCTGAGCACTTGGTGCTGGGATTGGCGCTGGCCTGTTTTGCCGCTCTTGTTCCCTTCACGCCGGGCATCACAAGCGCGGAGAACTTGGCCAACCTGGCCCTTACCTTGCTGCCGCTCTACGTGGTGGCCATGGGCCAGACGGCGGTGATGATCACCGGGGGCATTGATCTGTCGGTGACATCCACCATGGCGCTCACCAGTGTTTTGGGGGCGGCCATCATGAGCGGCGATCAAGGCTGGCTGGCGGGGCATCCTCTGGCTCTGCCGGTGGCCTTGGCGGGCATGGTGGCGTTGGGTGCGTTGGTTGGTCTGCTCCATGGCGCAGCCGTGGTGTTGCTGCGGATGCCGGCGTTCATTGTCACGCTTACCGGCATGATTTTTTTCAGCGGGCTGGCCATTTGGCTGACCAATTCCCGCAACATTGGTTCTTTGCCCCCCGCATTTAATGCCATAGGTGGCCAGGCCTGGCTGGCATTGCTGGTGGTGGCGCCGCTGGCGCTCGCCATGCACCTGGCTTTGCGTCAAACCGTATGGGGCAGGTGGCTTTTTGCCTGCGGGCAAAATCCGCGCGCGGCCCGTGTTTCCGGCGTGCCGGTGGGCGGGGTGGTGGTGAGTGCGTATGTCCTGAGCGGCCTGCTGGCCGGAGTGGCTTCCATCCTTTACACCGGCCAGGCAGAAAGCGGCTCGCCGGTGCTGGGACAGCGTCTCTTGCTGGACATCGTAGGCGCCACGGTTTTGGGAGGCACCAGTTTGTTTGGTGGCCGCGGCAGCGTACTCTGGACCTTTTACGGGGTGCTGTTTTTCAAGCTGCTGGACAACGGGCTCAACCTGCTGGGGTTGTCGCATTACAACATCATGTTCATCAAGGGGGCGGTCATCCTGGCCGCCGCCGCCGCCGATGCCGTGCGCCGGCGAATCGCTGCATGA
- a CDS encoding sugar ABC transporter ATP-binding protein yields the protein MIVCESISKSFGAARVLREVSFSVPPGQTVGLVGENGAGKSTLMNILGGNLRPDSGRMWWAGEPYAPRDARDAERRGIAFIHQELNLFPNLTVGENLFLTAFPRRGGLPLIHRQVLRKRALALLQEVGLDLPPETPVERLTMGERQLVEVARALGQEARLIIWDEPTTSLGAREAENLFALMGRLRARGLSMIFISHALEDVLRLCDAVVVLRDGEVVGGGPREQFDQQRLIHLMVGRQLNQLYPERPAFVPRPEELPLLEARHLSQPGVVHDISFRLHAGEVLGVAGLMGAGRTELARILFGLDSYQSGEILVRGHPLQRPSPRQCLRQRLAFVTENRREEGLCLEATVADNVALVALSRHARRGWINRAELQRAVQELCAAVRLPAPPPLSLPVGQLSGGNQQKVVLAKWLLSRPEILILDEPTRGIDVGAKYEIYQLIARLAEQGTGVLMISSEMEELLGMCDRLLVMARGEIQAELPRHAFQRERILAAALGGRKAGHA from the coding sequence ATGATTGTCTGCGAGTCCATCAGCAAAAGTTTTGGCGCCGCGCGGGTGTTGCGCGAGGTGAGCTTCTCCGTGCCGCCGGGGCAAACCGTGGGGTTGGTGGGTGAGAATGGCGCAGGCAAGTCCACCCTGATGAACATCTTGGGGGGCAACCTCCGGCCCGACAGCGGCCGGATGTGGTGGGCGGGAGAACCTTACGCGCCGCGTGATGCCCGCGATGCGGAACGGCGCGGGATTGCTTTTATCCACCAGGAATTAAACCTCTTCCCCAATTTGACGGTGGGCGAAAACTTGTTCCTGACCGCCTTTCCCCGGCGGGGCGGACTGCCGCTCATTCACCGGCAAGTGTTGCGGAAGCGCGCCTTGGCCCTGCTGCAGGAAGTGGGATTGGACCTTCCGCCGGAGACGCCGGTGGAGCGGCTGACGATGGGGGAACGGCAACTGGTGGAGGTGGCCCGTGCCCTGGGGCAGGAGGCCCGGTTGATCATCTGGGATGAACCCACCACCTCCCTGGGGGCGCGCGAGGCGGAAAACCTGTTTGCCCTCATGGGGCGCCTGCGAGCGCGTGGGCTTTCCATGATTTTCATCTCCCATGCCTTGGAGGATGTTTTGCGCCTGTGTGATGCCGTGGTGGTACTGCGCGATGGGGAGGTGGTGGGCGGGGGCCCGCGCGAGCAGTTTGACCAGCAACGATTGATCCACTTGATGGTGGGCCGTCAACTTAATCAGCTTTACCCGGAGCGGCCCGCCTTCGTGCCGCGCCCGGAAGAACTGCCTCTGTTGGAAGCACGTCATCTGAGCCAGCCAGGGGTCGTGCATGACATCAGTTTTCGGCTGCATGCGGGGGAAGTGTTGGGGGTGGCCGGCTTGATGGGCGCCGGCCGCACCGAGCTGGCACGCATTTTGTTTGGTTTGGATTCTTATCAATCAGGGGAAATTTTGGTGCGGGGGCATCCGCTGCAGCGCCCCAGCCCCCGCCAATGCCTGCGGCAAAGGCTGGCGTTTGTCACCGAAAACCGCCGCGAGGAGGGCCTCTGCCTGGAGGCCACTGTGGCCGACAACGTGGCGCTGGTAGCGTTGTCCCGGCATGCCCGCCGGGGATGGATCAACCGGGCCGAACTGCAACGAGCGGTGCAGGAATTATGCGCGGCGGTGCGGCTGCCCGCTCCCCCGCCGTTGTCCCTGCCGGTGGGCCAGCTCAGCGGGGGGAATCAACAAAAAGTCGTCCTTGCCAAATGGCTGTTGAGCCGCCCGGAAATTTTGATTCTGGATGAACCCACCCGCGGTATTGATGTGGGGGCGAAATATGAGATTTACCAGCTCATCGCCCGGCTGGCGGAGCAGGGGACGGGAGTCCTCATGATCAGCTCGGAGATGGAGGAACTGCTGGGGATGTGTGACCGTCTGTTGGTGATGGCCCGCGGCGAGATTCAGGCTGAGCTGCCGCGCCACGCCTTTCAACGTGAGCGCATCCTGGCCGCCGCGCTGGGAGGGCGAAAGGCCGGCCACGCATGA